A section of the Vidua macroura isolate BioBank_ID:100142 chromosome 23, ASM2450914v1, whole genome shotgun sequence genome encodes:
- the LOC128818174 gene encoding forkhead box protein E3-like: MAETDSGEWRAEGTGPGTESITAPGTAGCPQRPPYSFVALITMAIRASPGQRLPLCGIYAYIAERFPFYRGPNRRWQNSVRHNLSLNPCFRRLPCRHGRAGEWALDPAFQDMFPGGNYLRRRRRRLCRRPSASLSPPSGIPPGAAAPRAPPPSEIPSGSAAPWPPPPSGIPPGPAEPPQLPETCPGPAALWPAPPRPVPSGCPVPWAALLLPRWYPELPARGPPVSPGPPLPLPAWALRPAEPDAAASCDPARLSPAFR, encoded by the coding sequence ATGGCCGAGACCGACTCCGGCGAGTGGCGGGCAGAGGGCACCGGGCCGGGCACTGAGAGCATCACCGCGCCGGGCACGGCGGGGTGCCCGCAGAGGCCTCCCTACTCGTTCGTGGCACTGATCACCATGGCCATCCGGGCCAGCCCCGGGCAGCGGCTGCCCCTGTGCGGCATCTACGCCTACATCGCGGAGCGCTTCCCCTTCTACCGCGGCCCCAACCGCCGGTGGCAGAACAGCGTCCGCCACAACCTCAGCCTCAACCCCTGCTTCCGACGGCTGCCCTGCCGCCACGGCCGCGCCGGCGAGTGGGCGCTGGACCCCGCTTTCCAGGACATGTTCCCGGGGGGGAATTacctccgccgccgccgccgccgcctctgCCGCCGCCCGTCCGCATCGCTCTCGCCGCCCTCCGGGATCCCCCCGGGCGCCGCCGCGCCCCGAGCCCCGCCGCCCTCCGAGATCCCGTCTGGCTCCGCCGCTCCATGGCCCCCGCCGCCCTCCGGGATCCCCCCgggccccgccgagcccccgcAGCTCCCCGAGACCtgcccgggccccgccgctcTGTggcccgcgccgccccgcccggtGCCCTCGGGCTGCCCGGTGCCCTGGGcagcgctgctgctgccccGCTGGTACCCGGAGCTGCCGGCGCGGGGCCCGCCCGTGTccccggggccgccgctgccgctcccCGCCTGGGCGCTGCGCCCCGCCGAGCCGGACGCGGCGGCGAGCTGCGACCCGGCCAGGCTGTCCCCCGCCTTCAGATGA